GAGATGCTCGAACTGAACCTGGCATACCAGGACCGGTTCGGACATGTCTTTCTGATCTGCGCCACCGGCTCCACAGGTGAGCAGATGCGCGACGCGATGAGGACCCGGATCGGGAACTCGCCCGAGCAGGAGCGCGAGATCGTGCGCACCGAACTCGGGAAGATCAACCGCATCCGGCTGACCCGTCTCGCAGAAGAGGACCAGGACTGATGAGTACCGAGACCACCGCGTCGGTGTCCACGCACATTCTGGACACCAGCGTCGGACGCCCCGCCGGGGGTGTCGCCATCTCGCTGTCGGCCCGTAGCGGCTTCGACGGCGACTGGGTGGCGCTCGGCGGCTCCGCGACCGACGCGGACGGGCGCTGCAAGGACCTGCCGGCGCTGCCGGAGGGCACCACCCACGTACGCCTCGACTTCGAGACCGAGACGTACTTCTTGAATGAGCACAGTTCGAAGAAGCAAGCCGAGGCGCAGCAGGACGCCCCCCGCGTAAGG
The Streptomyces lunaelactis genome window above contains:
- the uraH gene encoding hydroxyisourate hydrolase, translated to MSTETTASVSTHILDTSVGRPAGGVAISLSARSGFDGDWVALGGSATDADGRCKDLPALPEGTTHVRLDFETETYFLNEHSSKKQAEAQQDAPRVRDSGAFFPEVAITFAVRPGEHFHVPLLLNPFGYSVYRGS